Proteins encoded in a region of the Elizabethkingia bruuniana genome:
- a CDS encoding cell division protein FtsQ/DivIB — translation MKNKYRILKIFVVIVLLAFLLNFSLKRFSTKEQKLKIDLTQETPVYFIDEATVKSIVKKSNPSGKVGTLDIPALEKKLNALKAVDSANVYLNLNGVLNVDVKQRVPFMRINNGAKQYYVDSNGEEFPLSDKFSYPCMLVSGDIPKEDYKGLSELIAKIGKDDFNKRYFVGINKEGGNYELLTDEGNFKVQLGDLENVDFKLKGFKTFAEKYLIYQDPMKYRQVSVKYNNQIVTTLRKGFKSDADSLLTQKLPNNIIARPVLVSDRKAPEKKKAPPEKKPEHKKEKGKKTQAKDKKKEKK, via the coding sequence ATGAAAAATAAATACAGAATATTAAAAATCTTCGTAGTAATAGTGCTTTTGGCATTTTTACTCAATTTTTCATTGAAACGATTCAGTACCAAAGAACAGAAACTAAAAATAGACTTAACACAGGAAACGCCTGTATATTTTATAGATGAAGCAACAGTAAAAAGTATTGTAAAGAAAAGTAACCCCTCAGGAAAAGTAGGAACTTTAGATATACCCGCACTAGAAAAAAAATTGAATGCCCTTAAAGCAGTAGATAGTGCAAATGTGTATCTTAACCTGAACGGAGTGTTAAATGTAGATGTAAAGCAAAGAGTGCCGTTTATGAGAATAAACAATGGTGCGAAGCAATATTATGTTGATAGCAATGGCGAAGAATTTCCTCTTTCAGATAAATTCTCATACCCGTGTATGTTGGTTTCAGGGGATATTCCGAAAGAAGATTATAAAGGACTATCAGAGCTTATTGCTAAAATAGGAAAAGATGATTTCAACAAAAGATATTTTGTAGGAATAAATAAAGAAGGCGGAAATTATGAGTTGCTTACTGATGAAGGAAACTTCAAGGTGCAATTAGGGGATCTGGAAAATGTAGACTTTAAACTAAAAGGATTTAAAACTTTTGCTGAAAAGTATCTTATCTATCAGGATCCAATGAAGTACAGACAAGTGTCGGTAAAGTATAATAACCAGATTGTAACAACATTACGAAAAGGTTTTAAATCTGATGCTGACAGTCTGTTAACTCAGAAATTACCAAATAATATTATTGCAAGACCAGTATTGGTCTCGGATAGAAAAGCCCCGGAAAAGAAGAAAGCTCCTCCCGAGAAAAAGCCCGAGCACAAAAAGGAAAAGGGCAAAAAGACACAAGCTAAAGATAAAAAGAAAGAAAAAAAATAA
- a CDS encoding four helix bundle protein has translation MEENYNQIFVQKTKALAVRLINELSEIPYSDKVSVIRKQIFRSSTSVASNYRAMCRARSKKERYAKICIVVEEADETLFWLEIIEEIKMLPKEILTDLMGRCLEVLKATSSYKKKLNLGS, from the coding sequence ATGGAAGAAAATTACAATCAGATTTTTGTTCAAAAGACTAAAGCTTTAGCGGTCAGATTAATCAATGAGTTGTCAGAAATACCATATTCAGATAAAGTCTCAGTTATACGAAAACAGATATTTAGATCATCAACATCTGTCGCATCAAATTATAGAGCAATGTGCAGAGCAAGATCAAAAAAAGAAAGATATGCTAAAATATGTATTGTTGTAGAGGAAGCAGATGAAACATTATTTTGGTTGGAAATAATAGAAGAAATCAAGATGTTGCCTAAAGAAATATTAACGGATCTAATGGGTAGATGTTTAGAAGTTTTGAAAGCAACATCAAGTTATAAAAAGAAACTTAATTTAGGTAGTTGA
- the mraY gene encoding phospho-N-acetylmuramoyl-pentapeptide-transferase translates to MLYYLYEYLTAHGIHIPGMNLLKYISFRAGLSILMSLAIAMIYGKRIINFLRRKQMGELVRDLGLEGQKQKEGTPTMGGLIIILATIVPVLLFTRVWNVYIVLLIVSMVWMGAIGFLDDYLKKVKKNKDGLRGIFKVIGQVGLGLIVGVTMYFHSDITVQRKYANATPETRQNIEKNFAPPEKAVVSTVPFAKNNEFDYSKILFWMDDAQAQEWAWVIFIPVVIFIVTAVSNGANITDGIDGLAAGTSAIILSTLAFFAYLSGNIVFADYLNIMFLPNMGETTIFAIAMVGAVIGFYWYNTYPAQVFMGDTGSLMLGGVIAVLAIILRKELLIPVLCGVFLIELVSVMLQVAYFKYTKKKFGEGKRIFLMSPLHHHYQKKSYHESKIVNRFMIIGIMLAVICLITLKVR, encoded by the coding sequence ATGTTATACTATCTATACGAATACTTAACCGCACACGGAATCCACATTCCAGGTATGAATTTGCTGAAGTATATTTCCTTCAGAGCAGGGTTGTCTATTTTAATGTCCCTGGCGATAGCTATGATCTACGGAAAAAGAATCATCAACTTTTTACGCAGAAAGCAAATGGGGGAATTGGTAAGGGATTTAGGTCTGGAGGGACAGAAGCAAAAAGAAGGGACTCCTACAATGGGGGGGCTCATTATAATTCTGGCCACCATTGTTCCTGTATTATTATTTACACGTGTATGGAATGTGTACATCGTTTTGCTTATTGTTTCTATGGTTTGGATGGGAGCAATTGGTTTCCTGGATGACTATTTGAAAAAAGTAAAGAAAAATAAAGATGGACTTCGAGGTATTTTCAAAGTAATCGGACAGGTAGGACTTGGCCTTATTGTAGGTGTTACCATGTATTTCCACTCAGATATTACTGTTCAGCGTAAATACGCCAATGCAACACCGGAGACTAGACAAAATATTGAAAAAAACTTTGCACCGCCAGAAAAGGCAGTTGTATCTACAGTGCCATTTGCGAAAAACAATGAGTTTGATTACAGCAAAATTTTATTCTGGATGGACGATGCTCAGGCACAGGAATGGGCATGGGTTATTTTCATTCCGGTGGTTATCTTTATTGTAACAGCTGTATCTAACGGAGCCAATATTACTGATGGTATAGACGGGCTTGCAGCAGGTACCAGTGCTATAATATTGTCTACACTGGCATTCTTTGCCTATTTGTCGGGGAATATTGTTTTCGCGGATTATCTCAATATTATGTTCCTTCCAAATATGGGTGAAACAACCATATTTGCGATTGCAATGGTAGGAGCTGTTATTGGTTTCTACTGGTATAATACATATCCGGCTCAGGTTTTTATGGGTGACACGGGAAGCCTTATGTTAGGTGGTGTAATCGCGGTACTGGCTATTATCCTTAGAAAAGAATTATTAATCCCTGTGCTTTGCGGAGTGTTCTTAATAGAACTTGTATCTGTAATGCTTCAGGTGGCTTATTTTAAATATACGAAGAAGAAATTTGGAGAAGGAAAAAGAATTTTTCTGATGTCTCCATTACATCACCATTATCAGAAAAAATCTTATCACGAATCTAAAATCGTGAACAGATTTATGATTATAGGAATTATGCTGGCGGTTATTTGTCTAATTACACTAAAAGTAAGATAA
- the murC gene encoding UDP-N-acetylmuramate--L-alanine ligase has product MADVNTYENYYFIGIGGIGVSTLARYFHSVGKKVAGYDKTHTKLTNALQTEGITINFDDVLTNVEENLTPENTLIVFTPAIKNLKILDYFTEKGFIIMKRAKVLGILTETTECVAVAGTHGKTTTSTLIAHLCKVANLPFSGFLGGIAENYGSNFIFNGTDISVVEADEYDRSFMNLRPKWAVVTSMDADHLDIYGDKNTIEESFRDFAGLVPEDQQLFVRKGLDIGRESVSYAVNEEADYYSDHIRMEGGTLRFDFHAGDETIEDFEWHLPGIHNVENATVAIAIVHQLGASYEDLKKGIKSFKGIKRRYTKHFFENGKIYIDDYAHHPTELNAVIGSIKTFYPDKKLLIVFQPHLFTRTRDFVDGFAESLSKGEELILLDIYPARELPIEGVTSDWLLEKVKSEKKEISSLQDAFEKIKNKEFDILLTVGAGNIDTLYDPIMEWMGKEKE; this is encoded by the coding sequence ATGGCTGATGTTAATACATACGAAAACTATTATTTTATAGGAATTGGAGGAATTGGAGTGAGTACGCTGGCGCGTTACTTCCATTCTGTAGGTAAAAAGGTGGCGGGTTATGATAAAACGCATACAAAACTTACGAATGCCCTTCAGACGGAAGGAATAACAATAAATTTCGATGATGTATTAACTAATGTAGAAGAGAACCTGACTCCTGAAAATACATTAATTGTTTTTACACCAGCAATTAAGAATCTTAAGATTTTAGACTACTTTACAGAGAAGGGGTTTATCATAATGAAAAGAGCTAAAGTTTTGGGAATTCTTACTGAAACTACAGAATGTGTAGCCGTAGCCGGGACACATGGGAAAACTACAACTTCTACACTGATAGCACACTTATGTAAAGTTGCGAATCTTCCTTTCTCGGGTTTTTTAGGAGGTATTGCAGAAAATTATGGGTCTAATTTCATTTTCAATGGTACAGATATATCCGTTGTAGAAGCAGATGAATATGATCGTTCTTTTATGAACCTTCGTCCAAAATGGGCAGTTGTAACCTCAATGGATGCGGATCATTTAGATATTTATGGTGATAAAAATACAATAGAAGAATCATTCAGAGATTTTGCAGGGCTGGTTCCTGAAGATCAGCAGTTATTTGTCCGTAAAGGACTTGACATTGGCAGAGAATCAGTATCCTATGCTGTAAATGAAGAAGCAGACTATTATTCCGATCATATTCGTATGGAAGGAGGAACGCTTAGATTTGATTTTCATGCCGGTGATGAAACTATTGAGGATTTTGAATGGCATTTACCAGGAATTCATAATGTAGAAAACGCGACTGTAGCAATAGCAATAGTACACCAGTTGGGAGCAAGCTATGAAGATCTTAAAAAAGGAATTAAATCTTTCAAAGGGATTAAAAGAAGATATACCAAGCATTTCTTTGAGAATGGGAAAATATATATAGATGACTATGCCCATCACCCAACTGAGCTAAATGCTGTAATTGGTTCCATAAAAACCTTTTATCCCGATAAAAAGCTGTTAATAGTCTTTCAACCGCATTTATTTACCAGAACAAGAGATTTTGTAGATGGTTTTGCTGAAAGTCTGAGTAAAGGAGAAGAGTTGATCTTATTAGATATATATCCAGCTCGTGAATTACCAATAGAAGGGGTGACTTCTGATTGGTTATTGGAAAAAGTAAAAAGTGAAAAGAAAGAAATAAGCAGCCTTCAGGATGCATTTGAAAAAATTAAAAATAAAGAATTTGATATTCTCCTTACAGTCGGAGCAGGAAATATAGATACTTTGTACGATCCGATTATGGAATGGATGGGAAAAGAAAAAGAATAG
- a CDS encoding FtsW/RodA/SpoVE family cell cycle protein: protein MENNNDNKFEFLKGDKVLWMVIILISIFSIFPVYSASSNLEYIVNNGTTTGHVIKHIFFVLLGLGIMRLVGVVKYEYIGKLSSILLGITVFLLLLTTFTGQKIDGASASRWLKIPGTPISFQPSTFAYLMLIIYICRYLTKKITRERLPIENIIYLFGPTLLVFGLVAKDNGSTALMIMFVSLIVMALGRLPLKYIVGFSGALGIFAGIFLVVALNTNLIGGNRVHTWKSRIEAFSKKKDEALTEEDKAKNYQVMQAKAAIVHGGAIGMGPGKSALKQTLPQSVSDFIFAIIVEEYGAIGAAILITLYFIMIVRIVMIASKIPMFFGSLLVLALGIMIFVQLSVNIAVAVNLIPVTGQPLPLISYGGTSMLVTYLQLGIILSVSSRILTNEEEGMGKKQTVEEINDIA, encoded by the coding sequence ATGGAAAATAATAACGATAACAAATTTGAATTTCTGAAGGGAGATAAAGTCCTTTGGATGGTTATCATTTTGATTTCCATTTTTTCCATATTTCCTGTGTATTCAGCCAGTTCTAACTTGGAATATATTGTGAATAATGGTACTACAACCGGTCACGTAATCAAGCATATTTTCTTTGTACTTCTGGGATTAGGAATTATGCGTCTTGTAGGGGTTGTTAAGTATGAATATATCGGAAAGCTGAGTAGTATTTTACTCGGAATTACCGTTTTTCTATTGTTACTAACCACATTTACGGGGCAGAAAATCGATGGAGCCAGTGCATCTCGTTGGTTAAAGATACCTGGTACGCCAATATCTTTCCAGCCGTCTACATTTGCTTATTTAATGCTAATCATATACATCTGCAGATATCTGACAAAAAAGATCACTAGGGAAAGGTTGCCAATAGAGAATATTATTTACCTGTTCGGACCTACACTATTGGTGTTTGGTCTTGTAGCAAAGGATAATGGTTCCACAGCATTAATGATCATGTTTGTGTCTTTAATCGTTATGGCACTGGGCAGGCTTCCGTTGAAGTATATTGTAGGCTTCTCCGGGGCACTGGGAATATTTGCAGGAATCTTCCTTGTGGTTGCTCTCAATACTAATCTTATTGGCGGAAACCGTGTACATACATGGAAGAGTCGTATTGAGGCATTTAGCAAGAAAAAAGATGAAGCTTTAACCGAAGAGGATAAAGCAAAAAACTATCAGGTAATGCAGGCGAAAGCTGCGATAGTACATGGGGGTGCTATAGGAATGGGGCCCGGTAAAAGTGCATTAAAACAAACTTTGCCACAGTCTGTATCCGATTTTATTTTTGCAATTATTGTAGAAGAGTATGGCGCTATTGGAGCAGCAATACTTATCACATTATATTTCATTATGATTGTAAGGATTGTAATGATCGCCAGTAAGATTCCAATGTTCTTTGGTTCTTTGCTGGTATTGGCATTAGGAATTATGATTTTTGTACAGCTATCCGTAAATATAGCGGTGGCAGTAAATCTTATTCCGGTTACAGGGCAGCCATTGCCACTGATTAGCTACGGAGGTACATCCATGTTGGTGACCTATCTGCAGTTAGGAATTATATTAAGTGTAAGCTCAAGAATTCTGACTAATGAAGAAGAAGGAATGGGTAAAAAACAAACAGTAGAAGAAATAAATGACATCGCCTAG
- the murD gene encoding UDP-N-acetylmuramoyl-L-alanine--D-glutamate ligase: MKIVILGGGESGVGAAFLAKKKGLDVFLSDQGSIRDNYKKILLDNAIDFEEGSHDEDRILQADWIIKSPGIPKKAEIVGKIHQKGIRLSSELEFAYHFTDAKIIAVTGSNGKTTTTSLIYHILKNDGYNVGLGGNIGKSFAYQVATEDFDYYVLEVSSFQLDDIQNFRPYISLLLNLSQDHLDQYNYNYEEYALAKFRIAENQENDNYFIYNKDDEMSQKILQSLEINATMIPFSMKEKLSEGGYSVDNELVIKLQDDFRMKISDLSLVGNHNVANSLAASIAGKLLNISNESIRNSLMTFQAVPHRLEQVAVINDVKYINDSKATNVNAAYYALESVKYPAIWIVGGIDKGNDYTEIEDLVKKKVRAIVCLGLDNEKIIQFFRNKKDLIFETSSMEECVKLCKSIAEPGDTVLLAPCCSSFDLFKSYEDRGDQFKKYVLEGEEVKED; this comes from the coding sequence ATGAAAATTGTTATCCTGGGTGGCGGTGAAAGCGGCGTTGGTGCTGCCTTTCTGGCTAAGAAAAAGGGTCTGGATGTTTTTTTATCAGATCAAGGATCTATAAGAGATAATTATAAGAAAATACTTCTCGATAATGCAATAGATTTCGAGGAAGGAAGCCATGATGAAGATCGGATATTACAGGCAGACTGGATTATTAAAAGTCCGGGAATACCGAAGAAAGCCGAAATCGTAGGTAAAATTCATCAGAAAGGTATTAGGCTTTCCTCAGAGTTGGAGTTTGCTTATCACTTTACCGATGCTAAAATAATTGCAGTTACCGGAAGTAATGGTAAAACTACTACTACGTCACTAATCTATCATATCCTGAAAAACGACGGATATAATGTAGGATTAGGTGGAAATATTGGAAAAAGCTTTGCTTATCAGGTAGCAACTGAGGATTTTGACTATTATGTACTTGAAGTAAGTAGCTTCCAGCTAGATGATATTCAGAATTTCAGGCCATATATTAGTTTGCTTCTGAATCTGTCTCAGGATCATTTAGACCAATACAACTACAATTATGAAGAATACGCTTTAGCAAAATTCAGAATTGCAGAAAATCAGGAAAATGATAATTATTTCATCTATAATAAAGATGATGAAATGAGCCAGAAAATTCTGCAGTCTCTGGAGATTAATGCGACAATGATTCCCTTCTCTATGAAAGAGAAGCTAAGTGAAGGTGGTTATTCAGTTGATAATGAATTAGTCATTAAACTTCAGGACGACTTCAGAATGAAAATTTCTGATCTTTCACTTGTAGGAAATCATAATGTTGCCAATAGTTTAGCGGCAAGTATAGCAGGTAAACTGTTAAATATTAGTAATGAAAGTATCCGCAATAGTCTGATGACATTTCAGGCTGTTCCACACAGATTGGAGCAGGTTGCTGTTATTAATGATGTGAAATACATCAATGACAGTAAGGCAACCAATGTAAATGCTGCATATTATGCACTGGAAAGTGTGAAATATCCTGCAATATGGATTGTTGGCGGAATAGATAAAGGAAATGATTATACAGAAATTGAAGATCTGGTAAAGAAGAAAGTTCGTGCCATCGTATGTCTGGGACTGGATAATGAAAAGATCATTCAGTTCTTCAGAAATAAAAAAGATTTGATTTTTGAAACCTCTAGCATGGAAGAATGTGTAAAGCTTTGTAAAAGCATTGCTGAACCGGGCGATACTGTATTACTGGCACCATGTTGTTCAAGCTTCGATTTATTCAAAAGCTACGAAGATCGTGGAGATCAATTCAAAAAGTATGTATTAGAAGGAGAAGAAGTAAAAGAAGATTAA
- the murG gene encoding undecaprenyldiphospho-muramoylpentapeptide beta-N-acetylglucosaminyltransferase produces the protein MTSPRVLLSGGGTGGHIFPAVSIAQEIQKRFPDAEFMFIGALGKMEMEKVPQAGFKIEGLDIAGFDRGNILSNFKLPFRLLSSISKAKKIIRNFKPDFAIGTGGFASGPALWAASQLGVPTFIQEQNSFPGVTNKILSKKAKAVFTAYPGMESFFPNTEVKFLGNPIRQNIIDDKLAPEAAKEKLGLQNKLTILSVGGSQGSRTLNNGWKDNLDKLTEKGYQLIWQTGKLDYEALNKNQEIQNLSSAEGQISLNEFIKDMGTAYSAADVIVSRAGAIAISELAVAVKPILLIPLPTAAEDHQTKNAQSLVDQKAAFMVKDIEMKDKFWNTLEQICENEALRKEMMVNLEKFGKPEATKQIVDEILNKTGFNHNKN, from the coding sequence ATGACATCGCCTAGAGTATTATTAAGCGGAGGAGGAACCGGAGGACATATTTTTCCGGCGGTTTCTATTGCTCAGGAAATTCAAAAAAGATTTCCGGATGCAGAGTTCATGTTTATCGGAGCTTTGGGAAAGATGGAAATGGAAAAAGTTCCACAGGCCGGATTTAAAATTGAAGGACTGGATATTGCAGGTTTCGACAGAGGCAATATTTTATCAAACTTTAAACTGCCATTCAGGTTACTGAGTAGCATTTCTAAAGCAAAGAAAATTATCAGAAACTTCAAACCCGATTTTGCTATCGGAACCGGAGGTTTTGCAAGTGGGCCCGCTTTATGGGCAGCCTCTCAGTTAGGAGTTCCTACATTTATTCAGGAGCAAAACTCTTTTCCTGGAGTTACTAATAAAATTCTGTCGAAAAAGGCTAAAGCAGTATTTACCGCTTACCCTGGAATGGAAAGTTTCTTTCCAAATACAGAAGTGAAATTTCTTGGAAATCCAATACGTCAGAATATTATAGATGATAAACTGGCTCCGGAGGCGGCAAAAGAAAAATTAGGATTACAGAATAAATTAACCATTCTTTCTGTAGGAGGAAGTCAAGGGTCCAGAACATTGAATAACGGATGGAAAGATAATCTGGATAAGCTGACTGAAAAAGGCTATCAGTTGATATGGCAGACAGGAAAGCTTGATTATGAAGCTCTAAATAAAAATCAGGAAATTCAAAATCTGAGCAGTGCTGAAGGTCAGATTTCACTGAATGAATTTATTAAAGATATGGGAACAGCTTATTCTGCAGCAGATGTTATTGTTTCCCGTGCAGGGGCAATTGCTATTTCTGAGCTTGCAGTAGCAGTGAAGCCCATCTTACTGATCCCGTTACCAACTGCAGCAGAAGATCATCAGACCAAAAATGCACAAAGTCTGGTTGATCAAAAAGCAGCCTTTATGGTTAAGGATATAGAAATGAAAGATAAATTCTGGAATACACTGGAGCAGATTTGTGAAAATGAAGCTCTGAGAAAAGAAATGATGGTAAATCTGGAGAAATTTGGAAAGCCAGAAGCTACAAAGCAAATTGTAGACGAAATATTGAATAAAACAGGATTTAACCACAATAAAAATTAA
- a CDS encoding UDP-N-acetylmuramoyl-L-alanyl-D-glutamate--2,6-diaminopimelate ligase, producing MLLEKVLHRISVLNSQGELSREVSKIVFDSRKTIDSAMYVAMKGVVADGHQFINAAIEKGANVIVCEEIPSDKKENVTYIQVKDTAVALGHLASNFYGNPSEKLNLIGVTGTNGKTSVTTLLFDVFTQLGHKCALISTVENRIGEKIIPSTHTTPDVITLNELLSEAVYEDCEYAFMEVSSHGIHQHRTEGLHFKIAGFTNISHDHLDYHKTFLEYLNVKKSYFDNLPDTAIAITNIDDKNGMVMLQNTKAKKKTYALKTLADYHGKILESDFNGMLLNFNGKEFWTSLTGRFNVYNLLLVFGIAVELGIEEGEILRAVSLLKRVKGRFETLKSRTGIFFVVDYAHTPDALENVLNTINDIRTKNERLICVFGCGGDRDHSKRPEMGDIASKNATLAIITSDNPRTEDPLAIIKEIEAGVQPQNYSKYLSVPDRKEAIKMSIKFAEGGDIVLVAGKGHEDYQEINGVKHHFDDKETIQELLTIMGK from the coding sequence ATGTTATTAGAAAAAGTATTACATAGAATATCCGTTTTAAATTCTCAGGGAGAACTTTCCCGTGAGGTTTCAAAGATTGTTTTCGACTCAAGAAAAACAATAGATAGTGCTATGTATGTAGCAATGAAGGGGGTAGTAGCAGATGGACATCAGTTTATAAACGCTGCAATAGAGAAAGGAGCTAACGTTATTGTTTGTGAAGAAATTCCTTCTGATAAGAAAGAAAATGTAACCTATATTCAGGTTAAAGATACAGCTGTTGCTTTAGGTCATCTGGCAAGCAATTTTTATGGTAATCCATCGGAGAAATTAAACCTTATTGGGGTTACCGGAACCAATGGAAAAACTTCTGTAACAACATTATTATTCGATGTGTTTACTCAGTTAGGGCATAAATGTGCGCTGATATCTACTGTTGAGAACCGTATTGGAGAAAAAATTATCCCGTCGACTCATACAACACCAGACGTGATAACGCTGAACGAACTTCTATCAGAAGCTGTATATGAAGATTGTGAATATGCTTTTATGGAAGTAAGTTCACATGGTATTCACCAGCACAGAACAGAAGGACTGCATTTTAAAATTGCAGGATTTACTAATATTAGTCATGATCATTTAGACTACCATAAGACTTTTCTGGAGTATCTGAATGTTAAGAAATCATATTTCGATAACCTTCCGGATACTGCGATTGCTATTACCAACATAGACGATAAGAACGGAATGGTAATGCTGCAGAATACCAAAGCAAAGAAGAAAACTTATGCTTTGAAAACGCTTGCAGATTACCACGGTAAAATTCTTGAATCCGACTTTAACGGTATGCTGCTAAACTTCAATGGTAAAGAATTCTGGACAAGCCTTACAGGAAGGTTTAATGTATATAACCTTTTATTGGTATTCGGAATTGCTGTTGAATTGGGTATTGAAGAGGGAGAAATACTAAGAGCTGTAAGTCTGCTGAAAAGAGTAAAAGGGCGCTTTGAAACCCTGAAATCCAGAACAGGAATCTTCTTTGTTGTAGATTATGCACATACTCCGGATGCGCTTGAAAATGTTTTGAATACCATCAATGATATCAGAACCAAAAATGAAAGACTGATTTGTGTTTTTGGTTGCGGTGGAGACAGAGACCATTCCAAAAGACCCGAAATGGGTGATATAGCATCGAAAAATGCAACACTGGCTATTATCACATCAGATAATCCGAGAACAGAAGATCCGTTAGCTATTATCAAAGAAATAGAAGCCGGAGTTCAGCCACAGAACTACAGCAAATATCTTTCGGTTCCGGACAGAAAAGAAGCGATTAAAATGTCTATAAAATTTGCTGAAGGCGGAGATATTGTGCTGGTAGCAGGAAAAGGACATGAAGATTATCAGGAGATTAATGGTGTAAAACATCATTTTGACGATAAAGAGACGATACAGGAATTACTAACCATAATGGGAAAATAA